Within the Synergistales bacterium genome, the region CTGACAAGCCCCCGGATGGCCTCCTCGTCGGGGGCGTCGATCCCTTCGGCCTCGATGGCGGTATCGCCGCCCTCGGGGAGGTCCGCCTCGAAGCCCGGCCGGGCGTCGGCGACGATCACCTTCCCCACCCCCGGGGACCGGACAAGGTCGTGGACCGCCGCCCGTCCCTGCAGGCCGTAGCCCAGGACGAGTACGGTGTGTCCCGTATGGTTCATGATCCCACACTCCTTTGCGGATGCGTTGATGTATCCATCGCCGGTGGGCCAGGAAAAAACCCGCCAGAGCGGGTGCGTTGATGTATACATCGTTGTGCCGATCATAACCCCCTTTGCCGGGGCTGTCAATCCCTCTGCCTTACTGGTTTGTCAACAGAAGCTGGCGGTAGGTGTAGCGGATATGGTCGGCCATGGCTTCCCGGGCCGCCGCGGCGTCACGTTTCTGCAGGGCCTCGATGACGGCGGCGTGCTGCACCGGGGTCTGCTGGGGGAGGAAGAGCTCCGAGTGGTGGTAGAAGCTGTCGAAATAGAAGATGTAGACATTGGACCGCCAGAACATGTTGCGGCACCAGCGCTCCAGGTAGGGGTTGCCCGAGGCGCGGGCGATCCCCAGGTGCAGGGCCTCGTTGACCTCGGCGAAGCTCTCCCGCTCGCGGTTGGCCACGGCGTCGCGGTCGGGGCCGGAGAGGGCGGCCAG harbors:
- a CDS encoding GntR family transcriptional regulator, with product MARENAEERAYKSILHLILTGEYRPGDFLLEQHLAERFEMSRTPVSRALHKLITEGFLEKMPKKGCRIPIPSPQDAEHVFTAREVVEGNAAALAAEHAADSTLADLAALSGPDRDAVANRERESFAEVNEALHLGIARASGNPYLERWCRNMFWRSNVYIFYFDSFYHHSELFLPQQTPVQHAAVIEALQKRDAAAAREAMADHIRYTYRQLLLTNQ